The Mustela nigripes isolate SB6536 chromosome 4, MUSNIG.SB6536, whole genome shotgun sequence genome includes a window with the following:
- the LOC132015298 gene encoding olfactory receptor 13A1, which yields MKLWVEIHLIVLETPLSPRTMNNQTLVTEFILQGFSEHPEYHVLLFSCFLSLYSVALIGNILIILAITFNPGLHTPMYFFLFNLATMDIICTSSIMPKALEGLLSKDSSISYGGCMAQLYFLTWSASSELLLLTVMAYDRYAAICHPLHYSTTMSKAFCCKLAIGVWVLCAFNTAIHTGLMLRLNFCGPNVITHFFCEVPPLLLLSCSSTYVNSIMIVLADAFYGILNFLMTIVSYGFIISSILKMRTAEGKKKAFSTCSSHLIVVCMYYTAVFYAYISPVSSYSAEKSKLAGVLYTMVSPTLNPLIYTLRNKEVKAALRKLFAFSRN from the coding sequence ATGAAGCTGTGGGTAGAGATTCACCTGATAGTCCTGGAAACCCCTCTCAGCCCAAGAACCATGAATAACCAGACACTAGTAACAGAATTTATCCTGCAGGGCTTTTCAGAGCACCCAGAATACCATGTGCTCTTATTCAGctgtttcctctccctctactctgtGGCTCTCATAGGTAATATTCTCATCATTTTGGCCATCACCTTCAACCCTGGGCTTCATACCCCcatgtacttttttctcttcaacTTGGCTACTATGGATATTATCTGCACCTCTTCCATCATGCCCAAAGCCCTGGAGGGTCTGCTGTCAAAGGACAGCTCCATCTCTTACGGGGGCTGCATGGCCCAGCTCTATTTCCTCACATGGTCTGCATCCTCTGAGCTGCTGCTCCTCACGGTCATGGCCTATGACCGGTACGCAGCCATCTGCCATCCTCTGCATTATAGCACCACAATGAGCAAGGCATTCTGCTGCAAGCTGGCTATAGGTGTATGGGTGCTCTGTGCCTTCAACACAGCCATCCATACGGGGCTGATGCTACGGTTAAATTTCTGTGGCCCCAATGTCATTACCCATTTTTTCTGTGAGGTCcctcctctgctgcttctctcctgtAGCTCCACCTATGTGAACAGCATCATGATTGTCCTGGCTGATGCATTTTATGGCATATTGAACTTCCTGATGACCATCGTGTCATACGGCTTTATCATCTCTAGCATCCTCAAGATGCGGACtgcagaggggaagaagaaagccttttccacctgctcctcccacctcaTTGTGGTGTGCATGTATTATACTGCTGTCTTCTATGCCTACATAAGCCCAGTCTCCAGCTATAGTGCAGAGAAGAGCAAGTTGGCTGGTGTACTGTATACTATGGTGAGCCCTACACTCAACCCCCTCATCTATACTTTGAGAAACAAGGAGGTCAAGGCAGCCCTCAGGAAGCTTTTTGCCTTCTCCAGAAATTAA
- the LOC132015299 gene encoding olfactory receptor 6C74-like produces the protein MEHARNQTEVQEFILEGFPNVQHLGMVLFMVHLLAYLTSIMGNILIITITWVDHRLQTPMYFFLSSFSFFECCFITTVIPKLLAIFLSGKQSISFSACFTQAFVFLFLGTTVFFLMAVLSLDRYLAICKPLYYPTIMNPRMCFLLVMACLALGFVLMVVPVIMLSQSSFCGPHVIPHFFCDFGPLVHLSCSDTRSTELLAFVLALVILLTSLIITIIAYSNIVVTIMRLPSAKEQQKAFSTCSSHLMVLFLMYGSCVFIYVKPKQTNRLNSNREAALVNTVVTPLLNPVIYTLWNKQVHQALRNALSRVRLQK, from the coding sequence ATGGAGCATGCAAGAAACCAGACAGAAGTTCAGGAATTCATCCTGGAGGGCTTTCCTAATGTCCAGCACCTTGGGATGGTTCTCTTCATGGTGCATCTGTTGGCATACCTGACCTCCATCATGGGAAACATACTCATAATCACCATCACCTGGGTTGACCATCGTCTCCAGacacccatgtacttcttccttagCAGTTTCTCCTTTTTTGAATGCTGTTTTATAACCACTGTTATTCCAAAATTGCTGGCCATCTTTCTGTCAGGGAAGCAATCAATTTCCTTTTCTGCCTGCTTCACACAagcctttgtctttcttttcctgggaACAACTGTTTTCTTCCTTATGGCTGTATTATCCCTCGATCGGTACTTGGCCATTTGCAAACCTCTGTATTACCCAACCATCATGAACCCAAGGATGTGTTTCCTTCTAGTCATGGCCTGTTTAGCTTTGGGCTTTGTCCTCATGGTGGTTCCAGTTATAATGCTTTCCCAGTCATCCTTCTGTGGCCCCCATGTCATCCCTCACTTCTTCTGTGATTTTGGGCCCCTGGTTCATCTCTCTTGTTCTGATACCAGATCTACTGAATTGTTGGCCTTTGTCCTTGCTTTGGTTATCCTTTTGACATCTCTTATCATAACCATCATTGCATACAGCAACATAGTAGTGACAATTATGCGACTACCATCAGCCAAGGAGCAGCAGAAAGCTTTCTCTACCTGTTCCTCTCACCTCATGGTTCTCTTTCTGATGTATGGCAgctgtgtgtttatatatgtgaaaCCAAAGCAAACGAACAGGCTGAACTCCAACAGAGAGGCTGCCCTTGTGAACACGGTGGTGACCCCATTGCTCAACCCTGTCATCTATACTCTGTGGAACAAGCAGGTCCACCAGGCTCTGAGGAATGCTCTGTCCAGGGTTAGATTGCAAAAATAG
- the LOC132016450 gene encoding LOW QUALITY PROTEIN: olfactory receptor 6C2-like (The sequence of the model RefSeq protein was modified relative to this genomic sequence to represent the inferred CDS: substituted 1 base at 1 genomic stop codon) — protein MEVRNETTIQEFILEGFPAIQALGNVFFLIHLLAYLASITGNVVIITITWVDHRLWTPMYILLSTFSFSECCFITSVIPKLLSIFLLGRXPISFTACLIQAFSFFFFGSIIFFLMAVMSLDRCVAICKPLHYPTIMNPKTCFLLVTACFALAFPLITGLVVKVFQLSFCGPHVIPHFLCDLGPLIHLSCSDTRHTEMLTFVLALFILITSLIITTIAYSNIVVTVLRLPSAKEKQKAFSTCSSHLIVLSLMYGSCVFIYVKPEQTNRLDSNREAALVNTVVTPLLNPVIYTLRNKQVHRALRDALSRLRLQKQSFGD, from the coding sequence ATGGAGGTGAGGAATGAGACAACAATCCAAGAATTCATTCTGGAAGGGTTTCCTGCCATCCAGGCCCTAGGGAATGTCTTCTTCCTGATCCATCTGCTGGCATACCTGGCCTCTATCACAGGAAATGTGGTGATCATCACCATCACTTGGGTTGACCATCGGCTCTGGACACCAATGTATATTTTACTCAGCACGTTCTCCTTCTCTGAATGCTGTTTTATCACCTCAGTTATTCCTAAACTGCTGTCTATCTTCCTGTTGGGAAGGTAACCAATTTCCTTTACTGCTTGTCTCATacaagccttttcttttttcttttttgggtcaATAATTTTCTTCCTCATGGCAGTGATGTCTCTGGATCGGTGTGTGGCCATTTGCAAGCCTCTGCATTACCCGACCATCATGAACCCGAAGACTTGCTTCCTCCTGGTCACTGCCTGCTTCGCTTTGGCCTTTCCTCTCATCACGGGGCTGGTAGTGAAGGTTTTCCAGTTGTCCTTCTGTGGCCCCCATGTCATCCCCCActttctctgtgaccttggccctCTGATTCATCTCTCCTGCTCTGACACCAGACATACTGAAATGTTGACCTTTGTCCTCGCCTTGTTTATCCTTATAACATCTCTTATCATAACCACCATTGCATACAGCAACATAGTAGTCACAGTCCTGCGACTCCCATCAgccaaggagaaacagaaagctttctccacctgctcctctcacCTCATAGTTCTCTCTCTGATGTACGGCAGCTGTGTGTTCATATATGTGAAACCAGAGCAAACGAACAGGCTGGACTCCAACAGGGAGGCTGCCCTTGTGAACACGGTGGTGACCCCACTGCTCAACCCTGTCATCTACACTCTGCGGAACAAGCAGGTCCATCGGGCTCTGAGGGATGCTCTATCGAGATTGAGGTTACAGAAACAGAGCTTTGGTGATTAA